The region AGCAAAAAGCAGGTGCTTCCCTCTACCCCCACAGGGACCCTACATTCTGAGCCAGCCTAGGCAGATGTGAACTTTGGGGGGGCCCTGGAGCTGGGCAGGTGGCGGGGTTCCTCTTGCCTTCATCCTTCATGCTCGCCTCACACTTCCCCTGGCCAGGCTGACTCAGGCTCAGTCCCTGCCCCCCCCACGGAGCTGATGTTCTAGTTGGGGAGAGAGACCATAGATTCTGGAAGCAGAAGAGTATGCTATGACGAGGCTACAAGGAAAAACCTGCAGCGGGCCTCCCCTCGTAGGATACGGGGTCCTGGCAGGGGATAGGGAAGGGCTGAGATTTTCCTGGGTGGTTCAGGAAGGCTGTTCTGAGGAGCAGCCATTTGAGGAGAGCTCTAAAGAGAGTGGGAGAATGAGCCACGTTCATATTTGGGGGAAGAAGATTttaggcagaggggacagcaagtgcaaaggccccaGGCAGGAGCGCGCCTTGCCCAAAGACCTGCGTAACTGAAAAGGAAGGCGGAAGAACAGGGATAACgaggtctggaagcaacaggGCCAAtctggtaaagcaattatccttcaattaaaaaagttaattaattaaaaacaaacaaaaagagcagGGCCAAAAAGTATAGGGCCTGTGGGCTGTTGAGAAGACGGCAGCATTTCTCCCGAGCTTGGTGAGACGCCCGCCGCTGGACAGTTTGCAGCAATGACGTGGACAGAGTCTCGTCTACAGGCTCATGTGCTGTTGAGTGCTGAGGAGATGGTCAGGCGGGGGTGGCTGACCCTGACTGCACTGGGGTCGGGGGTGCTGGCGCCCAGGGAGGACCAGGAAAGTGGCTGGAATGGGTGACAACATGCTTTGAGCGATGAGCGTAGCCCCAGCGTTTAGGGGCATGGCGGAGAGGCAGCTTGAGCACGTGTGACCGGGGATGGGGTCGCGCGTTTCGAGCATGCTGACCGCGGTCCATGCTCTCTCCTCTGCAGCTGAAGCAGGAGATGGGCGGCATTGTGATCAAGCTCATTCACAACTACACGGACGGCTCCGGGGACAAcctgcaggaggcctgggacTACGTTCAGGCTCAGGTGAGGGGCGCGGGCAGGCCTCCGGGTGCCCGTGGGCCTGGGGTGCCTGACGGACAGAAGCTGGCGGCTTGAGTGTGAGCGTGTGTCTGCTGGGATCAGGGGCTCCTGAGCAGCCCCTCTTCCTGCCCGACCTCGAGTCACCCCCACCGCTCTGGGCCCAGGGGCCCCGGGCCCGGAGGCTGATCTGGGATTCACAGCACTCTCCCCACCCTCGGTCAGAGAGGTGGGGCAGTCCTCCAACTGCTCCGCTCAAGCCAGGCTGGGCGCTCCCCCTGGAGGTTACGAAACCACGTGTCCAAGCTGCGAGGCTGCACAGGGTGAGATCCGCCTCTGCTGAGCTGGCATGGGAACCTTCCGGGGCTCAAGGAATGTCCTATTCAAATTTTGATCCAGGTGGCAGTTATGTCAACATGGGTAGAAAAGTTCATCAAGATGCATTTCAGTATGAAGtgaacttgctcagtcgtgtccaactctttgcgaccccatggactgtagcccacaaggctcctctgtccatgggattctccaggcaagaacactggagtgggtggtcattcccttctccaggggatcttcccgacccagggatcaaaccaggtctcccgaattgcaggcagacactactgtctgagccaccagggaagtccaatacaCTTTGGAGTATTTCACCTCAGTTAAAGTGGAAGAGAAAGACAggctgactgactgactgggtTCCCAGCCTGCCATGATGTCCATGTTCCTGCCTTGATGTCGAACCAGCCACCACACACTGCAAACACCCTCGGTGATAAAGCCCCAGACGCCCACCTTGGGTGATCCCGGATGTTGTCGTGCTCGGCTGGGACCTGCGCTCCCCGGGCGGTAGCCTCCCCCTCTGTCACAAGAGGCCCTGCTGGCCCTGCCCGACCGCTGCCTTCGGGGAGTCCTGTGGCGTGAGGGGCAGGGAAGACACAGCACAGGAAAGCCCGACACCAGGAGACCCCGGAGACTAGGGGTGGGGCTCTGCCCTGGCCTCCTGGGCACGCCTGTTCTCCGAGCAGTGAAGAGGGGAGGGAGACACTTCCTGGCCTACACGTGTCACCAAGTTTTGGAGACACGGGGGTCCTGTGTCAACTGAGAGGCTCCAGGCGCACGGGAAGACATTGTCATCCCACCTTTGGTTTGATCCACAATTGCCAAGAGGCTTTGCTGAGATCAGAGGGAGCGAGGGGCCCCAGGATAAACAAGTGTcaggggaggaggtgggctgACTGGGGGAATTCCTGCGGCAGACAGGACCTCCAGGTGACTTGATGTCTATCAGAGGCTGCTTGGGATGGCGGTAAGAAAACAGAAGGCGAGTCGGGCTCCCAGGGGCTGAAATACAAAACTCACCTACTTCCTGGCCAGGCCTTCCCtgactcagtctcctcatctctaaaatgggatcCATGCTCACCTGCGATGAGTTTATAAAGGCCGAGGCACTTATCACGTGGCCTGTGAGTGGTGATGTTTAGTTAGGACGCGCAGGCACTGAGACACAGTGGGTGTCCTGCAGGGGGCCCTGGTGAGCAGGGCTCTGCCTGCTGCAGAGCGACCGAGAGACGCTGCCTCACTTTGCTTGGGTGTGCAAGGGTCTGTGGGTGCCCCTCGGAGGTGCCAGCCTTTCTTGCTGGAGAGGAGGCAGCCAGCAAGAAAAGAGCAAGGTAGACGATAAATCCTCAGTGAGAAACTGACCGGAGCGGGGCGGAGCCTGCGTGTGCCTGGCACGCCCCCTGCTGGCCACCGGGCTGTCGTGCAGGAGCGGGAAGTGCCCGCCTGCTGGGCACGGTGGCACGCAGCTCACCCGTACCAGCCCTTCAGCCCCAGCGGAGTGGCTGTCATCCCCCCAttctccagatgaggaaactggggcgcAGAGAAGTGCGCAGGGCAGGGCCCACATTCGATAGGACTCACCCCCGACTCCGCTTTGCCTTCAGGGGCATTTTCTGGACCCAGCCCTCGCCCCTGAGATCCTGGTCCCGTCGGCAAGTCGGGAATTCAAGCCCGCCTGTGATCTGAAGCCTCTCGGGGTCCCCTTCACGAGCTTTCTTTGCCTCAGGGTCATCTTGAGCACTTTCTCCTCTAAAAAGGCAGATGTGCACCTCCCTTTTCACTCTGGCGACCGCGAAGCTCAGAGCCGAACCTCAGCTCCAGCATGTGCAGGTGGAACCGGCCTCTCCTGGGCAACTGCTGTGCCCTCCTGACCTGGGCTGGAGGCCTTGCCTGCCTGGCCCCATTTCATCCTCGTAACAGATGGACTTAGGGAGTTAGTTGGTttcccccattttccagatgggaaaGTTGAGGCTAGCACTCTGACCAGAGCTGAGTAGCTAGAAGGTGGCAGAACTGAATCGGACCCCGGTAACCTGACTCGAGCCCCCACACCCCCAGTCGCATGCCATCTGCCCTCCTCATGTCCTGCACACCCATGTCCTTTCAACTTGACCGTCCCTTCTgttgttgtatatttttgctgCTTCTGATTTTGTTTCCTGCTGTTTTCACAGTTTATGGTGTATCCTGAGAGCCCCTTTCAACTCCTCGTGGCTCACAAAGGCCAAAGTGAAACCTAAACTCTAATCCTGGGAGTTTGGCTGAGACTGGGGGCGGGCGGAGTCGGGGGGCAGACCTGAGCTCCTGTCCAGGAAGCCCCCAGCTGAGTGGGCGGTGGGCTTGAGCACCCTGTCCCATCCCCCGCCCAGGTGAAGTGCTGCGGCTGGGTCAGCTTCCTCAACTGGACAGAAAACCCTGAGCTCATGAATCGCACCAACATCACCTTCCCCTGTTCCTGCAAGAAGAGTGATGAGGAGGACGCCCTCGCATTGCCGCAGAAGGGCTTCTGCGAGGCGCCCTTTGGCAACAGAACCCAGAGCGGCAACGACCCTGAGGACTGGCCAGTGTATCAGGAGGTGCGTGGGTGGTTGTGGTTGGGGGGGCTCGGGGCGCGGTGGGTTCAGACCCTCCGGCCCCCAGCCTCACCTGGGCCATTGCTACATCGACCTTTCTTCGCAGAGCTGTTCCTGCCTTCCTTTGATTCCTCTGCTTGTCATTTGCACCTTCATCTTTGTGTTCATCAGTGGGTCCATTCGAGGACCACCCAGACCCCGCTCCACCGGACCTCCGGGCTGGGGGTGGCCCCACCCCCGGTGACCCTGCGTGTCGGGGTGTCGGGGTGGCGCGGCCCATCGTGGGGTGACGTGGCCGTGTCCTCTGCTCACAGGGCTGCATGGAGAAGGTGCAGGGCTGGCTGCAGGAGAACCTGGGCGTCATCCTCGGCGTGTGTGTGGGCGTCGCTGTCATCGAGGTCTGGGTCCCCTCCCTTCCAACCCCCGCCCCGGGCTGCCCCCTCCCAAGACTGGCCCTGCTCTGCAGACATccggggtggagggaggggcgggcTGAGGCCCATCGGCTTCTAGAGGCCCCGTGGTAAGCCTGGCCGGACCCCTGCCCCTCGCAGGGCCCTCTGCCACCTGAGTTGGTCCTGAAGCTCTAACTGAGGATCAGCTTTGTGCAGGTCAGGCCCTGTGTGCTGACCCCGACTGCGGGATGCTCCTCCGGGGTCCCGCCTCTGactgtctccctctccctcccagctcctgggGATGTTCCTATCCATGTTCCTATGCCGGCGTGTCCATTCTGAAGACTACAGCAAGGTCCCCAAGTACTGAGGCGGCTGctgtccccacctccctgcctgtcCCCCCAACCTCAGGGCTCCTAGGGGTCTCTCCTAGGCTCTCCAGGCCCGCCTCCCACCTCACTGCCAAGACCCTTTGTCTGTCCCGTGCTGGCTGGAAGTTGGGGGCGCTTCCTGGGGCCTGGACcccctctcctttgcttttttgctgTCAGCCTTAAGCTCCAGCTATTCTGTGGCTCCTCCACACACTCCCTGTCTGCCAGGGTTGTCTTAGCAACCCAAAGGAAACACTCCCTGCACAGGTGGGCTGGGTTTCTACCTGCCTTGGGGGCTGTATATATTGTATGGGAGAAAGTGTGTTaaaaactgggggtgggggggttggatAAGGCACCCTGGGTTGTCACTGCCCACTGCGTGGGTCAGCTTTGCTTCCATTCTGATGCTTCTGtccttgttttttccattttccttgagGTAGTGGGAGAAGGTGGGCTTGACCTGACATAAGAGCGGCACCCCTTCTCCAGCCTGACCCAGCCCCACCCAAGCAGCTCGGGCCAGTCTGGGCCACGCTGTGAGGGCAGGGCCCGCATGAGCTGGGCTGAAAGGGGGCGGCCTGGGCATGAAGGTCTGGACTGGCCCTGGGCCGCTTAGGGAAGCAGGGGGTGAGCCCTCCCAGTGTGGCACAGAGCTGGCCCTGCATTCACCAGGACCCTGAGCGGCCCAGGGAAGCGAGGCTGCTTTCTCCTGTCCTCTGTCCCCCAGGGAATGGGTGGGTAAGGTTGTGCCTtgaaggggagtggggaggggcccAGGGCACAGTTCTGTAGAACACACACAACCGATTATTAAAGAGGATTTGTAACAATCCAGCCTGCCGTGGTGGAGATGCTGCTTCCGAGGGCAGGGGCGGAGGACCAAAGGGGCGAGGTGATGTGGACGGGGTGGCCGGGCCTGCGGGAAAGAGTGGTGAGCGCCTCCCTGCCGTCCCCAGGACAGGGGGTTCTTTAGGGGCACCTCTGGCCCCCCGTTCAAGCTGGCACACGAGAAGTGTGACGCCTGGCTCTGACCCGTTTGCCTGGCTGCCGGCCTGCCTGGGGTTTGATGTGTGTGTTCCAGCAGGTGTAGATGGTACCCCTAGGGTACAGGTGCCCCCAGAAAGTGACCCAAAGTGGGCTGACTGCGGAGGTGAGTCAGTGAAGCCACAGAGTAAACTCTGCCTCTTTCTAGAGcgtctgtttttgtttgtgtgtttacaaaagaaggaaacattttCATATTGAAGAAATGTGATGGAGTGAGACGTGCAGAATCCAGGAGGTTTTGAAAGATTCAAGAAGCATCTTTAAAGGAAGCTCTTAGTTGTACTTACTCAAGTAAGGAAGTTGAGCCCCAgcacacagccctgcccagcgTCACGAAGCTCGAGGGGGCTGTGCAGACGCTCTGCCCTGGCGGCTGCTTTAGGAATTTGAGCGCGGGGAGTCCCCTGGGGTGAGGGTGCGGTGGGTCTGGAAGGCTGGGGGAAAGGCCCCTCTAGGAGGTCACTCGCTccaccatctcctcccctctGACTCCTCTGAGGCCCTGGAGGCAGAGGAGTGCGTGGGTGGGTGCGGGGACTCGCCTCCCTAAAGGAGGCCGGGAAGAGCAGTGGGTAGGGTGCTTCAGCAGGAGCCACCAGGTGGCGCTGCTGCCCCAtcccaggagcctggtggaacGCAGGGTGGTTCCCAGGCTGGTGGGTCTCTGCCTGGGTTGCAGCTGGTGAAACTGCAGATTCCAGGGCTCAGCAGATCAGAGGCAGCAGATCTGGGCCTGGGAGAATGAATCAGCATCTTGGACAGCCCTCCAAGGTGATTCCTGAATCAAGTCACTTTCATTTCTCAGGCCCTGACAAGAGGTAGCTTAGAGATGCTCCCTCCCCAAAAAGAGGCAGGCTGGAGGGTGGGCCTGGGGCAGATAGTGCTTGTCTATCCAGGGAGTGGGGGGCACACCTTAGGAGCAGCCTAACACTTGATCTGAACCTAATTAAATTCTTGCCAGAGGCTTTCTGTGGCTAAAACCCTAGGCAAATCCGAGCTGGGGCCCGTGGGAGGTATCAGACACAGCCCTGGGCTGAAGAAACCTTAAACTCCGAGGTGCTGTTTACCATAATCAGGGATTCCCCTGGAGCTCTTACCCAGCTCAGGGGGCTGAGGGCTCCCAGTGAAGCCATTCcagctgattttattttgttttttataatccACCTCATTCCACAAAggaaatacatataataaaacataaaacaatagagaaaataataaatttatgaagaagctccaatgctttggccaactgatgcgaagagccgactcattagaaaagaccctgatgctgggaaagactgagaggaggaggagaagggagagacagaggatggcgtggttggatggcatcatcgactcaatggacgtgagtttgagcaaattctaggatatactgaaagacagggaagcctggcgtgaggcagtccaagggatcgcagagtcaggcatgaatgagtgactgaacaatagccaCCACAGTGAAGAAGCATAGACTTGAACGATATAAACACAAGTTTGAGTTGCCCAGCCTGGTGATGGCAAATGCATGGTGTGCACAGAGTGTGTTCCCCATGGCTGCACGCACAGCAGACATCACTAGTTGATCACCCATCTCATTTTCTTAGCCCAGATGTACTCAGGCTATACTTCCAGCTGATACCCCTCATTGAAGCCTCTGAATCCTTCTCAGCTCAGCACAGGTGATCAGTCTAGCTGGAATGCAGAGTGAAAGCAGTTGCCAACCTTGAGCTCTAGTTGCTTAGTTGAACCCTATATAATTTTACCTCTGAGCTTCCTGGTGGTCAAAGCCATAAAGGGAAAATTTTTAGTTATATAGCTTTAATTTCTCACGGTGTCCTTAGCTTAGCCACTAGGAAGACTGCAACTGGCCAGAATCTAGAATTCAAGATGGCtcggttcagtcagttcagtcactcagtcatgtcctactctttgcgaccccatggactgcatcatgccaggcctccctgtccattgccaactcctggagtttattgaaactcatgttcattgagttggtgatgccatccaaccatctcatcctctgtcgtccccttttcctcccaccttcaatctttcccagcaacagagtcttttcaaatgagtcagttctttgcatcaggtggccaaagtattggagtttcagcttcagcaatcagtccttccaatgaatattaagggccgatttcccttaggatggactggttggatctccttgcagtccaagagactctcgagtcttctccaataccacagttcaaaagcatcaattccttggctctcagctttctttatagtccaactctcacatccatacatgaccactggaacctcctgcattgcaggcagattctttaccaactgagctatcagggaagcccccaagatgGCTCTGAGACCCACAAACTTTGCTATGCCTTCATGGCAGGAGCAGAAAGTATAAATGGACCTGCAGTGCCTGACCTGGAGCTGGTTATTGGCAATGGGGACAGGAGCCATGCTGTCCATCAAGGAGGACCCAGGAAGATCTCGTGAAGGTGCTCGGACCCGCCGGTGACAGTTCTGCATAGCTGGTGCTTGGCCAACCCTGACCCTGAACTAGTCCCACTGACATGTTCACTGATTTGCTCACTACAATCCAGTGAGGGGCATGCTCAcgattaccccc is a window of Cervus canadensis isolate Bull #8, Minnesota chromosome 11, ASM1932006v1, whole genome shotgun sequence DNA encoding:
- the CD82 gene encoding CD82 antigen yields the protein MGSACIKVTKYFLFLFNLLFFVLGAVILGFGIWILVDKNSFISILQTSSTSFKVAAYVFISVGALTMVMGFLGCLGAVNEVRCLLGMYFAFLLLILIAQVTAGVFFYFNMGELKQEMGGIVIKLIHNYTDGSGDNLQEAWDYVQAQVKCCGWVSFLNWTENPELMNRTNITFPCSCKKSDEEDALALPQKGFCEAPFGNRTQSGNDPEDWPVYQEGCMEKVQGWLQENLGVILGVCVGVAVIELLGMFLSMFLCRRVHSEDYSKVPKY